The Aethina tumida isolate Nest 87 chromosome 6, icAetTumi1.1, whole genome shotgun sequence nucleotide sequence CCGTGACTCCAAATTCAAGATTTTGAATGCTGTAACATCACCTAGTTACTGATAATTGGCTGATGTCCATTCGTTTGGCCTTTTCTCCTTcagaaaactaaaatacaatatagatTTTCAATGAATCGTCTGAAAGTCTAGTTCTAACGTCTTCCATGACTCCAGTTTCAAGATTTTGGATGCTGTAGCTTTAGTAGACACCTAGAAAACAAGTGTTGCTAATTATTGCTAGTTTGCAACATTATGACGACACAATTTCAAGTATGGAAGCTTCAGGAACTAAAATACAATTAGAGAACTTGATTCTTGTAAAATCTTTACATAGTTCTTACCAACATTGTAATGATTTAAGTCTAGTAAAGTCAAGTTTCAGTTTTAGCAAATGTTACTGATCATTATCACTGATTGGTAACAATGaagcttttatttttcaggACCAAGAATACtgttctatttataaaactctTGAATGAGTTGTAAGACTTCAATTTTATGAGATAAAACAGAAGAAAATGGTTTGAAGattggatttttaataaaactacaaagGTTAAGAAAAgggtatatattatatttgttaaaacattagtatactatataaaaaactatataaaatagaaaaagaaaagaattattatttttgactaaAATCACTTTGCTCGAAAAAGATGACAGGTTCAAAAATTGTACTCTTGACACATTTTTCAAGCAACACGATTGCGCACACAGCCTAAGAAATTTTGACTTCGTTCCTTCTTGGTTGATTCTAATTGTAAAACTACAGAGAGCTTTAAAACGTCAACATTAAAATGGTTGAtgttaactgttaaaattaataaactatataatttgtataacatttttgtactctttttattttgtgtaagCTGTATGATCAACAAAACTTAACGGTTTGACGTCAGCAAACCACCTGGGTTAAAACAGAAAAGTGTTAGATTGtttgatgtaaataaaaagaaatatttagcGAAATCCTCGATAGAACCTAACATTTAATTACGTATAAAGTACGGAATCATCATTTGATAAACAATGCTCTGTATTAAaactaatctaaatttaatttagtttctcAAGACTAGATATTCCGAGTTTTCCACGAAcgtgttttctaaaaatacaattcCAATGTAAATTATGCCTCAAATATACCCTGTACGAATTTTCGCCGGCAAGAAAACTCCAGTTTAcaacaaacattaaatctaATTGACTATGATATCATGGTTAGTTTTTTTCGTGTCGTGGTTCTCGTACGAGATGACCAGACCCTCGTCGTTGGCCTTTAGGGCGTCTGAGTCGATGTGCAGCTTCTCAACGGGTGCCAGAATCATGCTTCCGTGCGGTCCCTTCACGTGGTGCTCGACGGTTTCGCCCACCAGCTGCACGTCACCCAGGTGGTGGTGAtgatggtggtggtggtggtggtgttgTGAGGTCGACTCTATGGGTGTCTGGGTCGTTTCTGGCTCTGGAACTAGACGACAAATTAATAGCTGTGCCCCCAGTACAACGTCTTCAAGCCTTACCGACGTTGTAGTGGTTCCTCTTCAAGGAGTCATCGGGAAGTCTGATGACGTCTTCGTCGTCGTCGTGCATTTTTAAGATGTCCTCGAAAATGTCGTTGTCGCTTTCGTCGCTGCTGTCGTTCCTGCCCACCAGCAGCTCAAGAAGCTTCTTCTTGTTGGGGTGGTGGGGTTTGTTGCCGTCGTAGACGTGGCTCTGCATCTTTAGGAGCTCCGGCACCTTTTGGGGTTGCGTCTTGTTCGTGGCGTTGGTGTTCAGGAACAAGTTGGAGGGCAGCTCCAAGGTGTCTTCGTCGGAGATGTCGCAGTTGTCCTTGCGCACCTTGTCGCAGGTCAGGCAGGCGCAG carries:
- the LOC109597899 gene encoding uncharacterized protein LOC109597899, which gives rise to MKVYWVLNVALFCAFGTKLSSSERAHKVHNIVLYPEKYSWCSRTPIQQIVASPGYEPVTIDNNVCVGACYSYSIPKTQPAEPGELIGPYCDSCQPAKIKCYHVNLKADDQNTDGPRTMQKRVQIIVDCACLTCDKVRKDNCDISDEDTLELPSNLFLNTNATNKTQPQKVPELLKMQSHVYDGNKPHHPNKKKLLELLVGRNDSSDESDNDIFEDILKMHDDDEDVIRLPDDSLKRNHYNVVPEPETTQTPIESTSQHHHHHHHHHHHLGDVQLVGETVEHHVKGPHGSMILAPVEKLHIDSDALKANDEGLVISYENHDTKKTNHDIIVN